Part of the Marinobacterium rhizophilum genome is shown below.
GCTATGGGGCACATCAATGATCTTGATGTCGTGCAGTGAGAGTTGCTCCTGTCGGGCGAGGGCCTGGATGCGTTCACGGGGGCCGACCAGAATCGGTTCAATCAAGCCTTGCTCTGCGGCACAGAGCGCGCCGGTCAGGGCGTTGTGATCAACCGGATGTACGACCGCCGTGCGGATAGGGCGCGCCTGGCGAGCCTGGCGGATAAAAAACTCGAGCTGTTGCTGTGCCGGAGGCATTTCAGTATTGAGCATGCGCAAAGGCTCCTGTCGGTGTTGCCGGGTACATGATCGCCTGACCAGTATGATGCAGGTCGTGGCAGCGATGGCTGACCTGGGTCATGTTTCGACGTCCTATGGGTGGGTCAGGACGGGATGGGCAGAAAACGGATCCAGCAGCTTTTCGGCTCCGCGCAACAGGGTTTCGGTGAGGCGCCTTGCCAGCGGCGTTTTCAGGTTCCAGACATGCCAGTACAGCGGCACGGCCAGATAGTTGCCAGGCGCAAGATCGACCACCAGGCCCCTGGCCAGAAAGCTGCGGCTCTGCTGATCCGGTACCATGCCGGCGCCAAAGCCGCGCACGATCAGATCAATAAAGGCATCGGGTGATGGCACGCGGTGGCGCGGAAAGTCGCCGGCTGCGAGGCCATAGAAGCGTTCCAGGTAGCGACAGTGCAGGGCATCCTTGTGGTTGTATTCCACCGCAGGTGCCTGGCGCAGGCCTTCGGCTGTGACGGCACCACCAAGCTGGTCTTTGATATAGGTGGGTGCCACGAGGCAGCGGTAGGGCATGACGCCCAGTGGAATGCAGTTGCAGCCCTGCATTGCCTGGGGACTCGCGGTGATGCAGCCGATCACTTCGCCGGTACGCAGCAGGTGGTGGGTCTGGTCCTGGTCATCGACCTTTAATTCCAGCAGAATTTTCTCCTGTTCCATCAGTGGTTGCAGCGCCGGCAGAAACCAGCTGCTGAGGCTGTCGGCATTCAGGCCCAGGGCCAGGCGGGTAAAGCTGCTGTCTTCGGCACTGTAAACTTCCTTGAGCAGTTCCTTTTGCAGCAGGCTGACCTGGCGGTAATGCTTGAGCACCTGCTGGCCCGCCGGTGTGGCCCGTACCGGGCTGGAGCGAATCACCAGAGCCTGGCCGAGGCGTTCCTCAAGTTGCTTGAGGCGCTGTGACACCGCCGACTGGGTGATGTGCAGCGAGGCGGCGGCTCGCTCGAAGCTCTGTTCTTCAATGACGGCGGCGAGCGCCTGAACCTGTCGATAATCCAGCATCATTAGCTCTGCTAATTTGTTATAAAAAATATAAGTTTTACTTGTTTGGTTCCGGCGGTCAATATCGCGCTCATCTTATAACGGGTCCGTATCTCACGGGCACTGATAGCGGGAACGAGTTTTATGAACAGTGCACTGCAGTCCAGCGTCATGTTGCAGGGTTTTGTGACCGGAGGCGGTCTGATCATTGCCATAGGGGCGCAGAACGCGTTCTTGCTGGCCCAGGGCGTGCGGCGCCAGTATCACTGGCCCATTGCGCTGCTGTGCAGCCTCAGTGATGCGCTGCTGATTTGCCTGGGTGTACTGGGCATGGGGGTGCTGATCAGCGAGTCGCCGTTATTGCTGGAGCTGGCGCGCTATGGCGGTGCGCTCTTTCTGACGTACTACGGCTATCGTGCCCTGCGCAGTGCCCTGCAGCCGGCGGGGCTGGATATGGCCAGTCGTGGTGCCGTTTCCCTCAAGTCGGCGCTGCTGACAACCCTGGCGGTCAGTCTGCTCAATCCCCACGCCTACCTGGATACGGTGGTGCTGCTCGGCAGCATTGCAACCCAGTACGGCGACAGCTTGCGCAACTGGTTTGGCGCCGGTGCGGTGCTGGCGTCTTTTGCCTGGTTTTTAACGCTGGGGCTGGGTGCGCCCAAGCTCGCGCCGCTGTTCCGTGATCCGCGCGCCTGGCGGGTGCTCGACAGCCTCGTCTGTTTGGTGATGTGGGGAATTGCCCTGAGTCTGGTGCTCTGACCGCTGGCGCGCCTGCTACTATTCAGAGTGTCAGTCAGGGCGGGACAAGCATGATCCAAATTCGCGATATTGACCATCTGGTGCTACGGGTACAGCGGCTTGACCCTATGCTTGATTTCTACTGCCGCGTGCTCGGGTGCGAACTCGAACGGGTCAAGGAAGACCTGGGGCTGTACCAGCTGCGTGCAGGACGGGCACTGATCGACCTGATTACCGTAGACGGTGAGCTGGGGGCCGCCGGTGGCCGGGCTCCCGCCGCCGAGGGGCGCAACATGGACCACCTGTGCCTGCGGCTTGAGCCGTTCGACGCGACGGCGATTCGTGCCTACCTGATTGCGGAGAATGTCGAGGTGGGTGCCGTTGAATCGCGCTATGGGGCCGAGGGCATGGGCCCCTCGTTCTATATTCAGGACCCGGAAGGCAACACCCTGGAGCTGAAGGGCCCCCCGGAGCCGCTCTGATCCCTGTGCAGCGGCTGTCAGTGACTCAATGTGGGGAACGGTTATGAGCAACAGCTTTGGTGCGCAAGGCAAGCTGGACGTCGGTGACAAGAGCTACGAAATTTATCGGCTGGATGCTCTGCAGGCGCAGTATGGCATCAGTCGCCTGCCCTACAGCCTTAAAATATTGCTGGAGAACCTGCTGCGCCTCGAAGACGATCTGAACGTGCGGCCGTCTGACATAGAGGCGCTGTGCCGCTGGAACCCGGCTGCGGACAGTAGCGACCAGATCGCCTTCACGCCTGCACGGGTGGTACTGCAGGACTTTACCGGCGTTCCCGTAGTTGTGGATCTTGCTGCCATGCGCGATGCCATGGTTCGGCTCGGGGGCGATCCTGAGTTGATCAATCCGCTGCAACCGGTGGACCTGGTGATTGATCACTCGGTCATGGTGGACCACTACGGTTCAACCCAGGCACTGGACCTGAATACCCGCATTGAGTTTGAACGCAATGCCGAGCGATACCAGTTTCTACGCTGGGGTCAAAAGGCCTTTGCCAATTTCCGTGTAGTGCCGCCCGGCACCGGCATCGTGCACCAGGTTAACCTCGAATACCTGGCCCAGGTTGTCATGACCAAAGAGTGTGGCGGCGTGCAGCAGGCCTACCCCGACACCCTGGTGGGAACCGACTCCCACACGACCATGATCAACGGACTGGGCGTGCTGGGCTGGGGTGTGGGGGGCATCGAAGCCGAAGCCGCCATGTTGGGGCAGCCGGTCACTATGCTGTTGCCAAGGGTGCTGGGCGTACGCTTGAATGGGCGCCTGTCGGCAGGAGCCACGGCCACAGACCTGGTATTGCGCGTGACGGAAATACTGCGCAGCCACGGGGTCGTCGGCCAGTTCGTGGAATTCTTTGGCGCTGGCCTGAATGAACTGCCACTGGCGGACCGGGCCACCATTGCCAACATGGCGCCGGAATATGGCGCCACCTGCAGTATCTTCCCCATCGACAGCGAAACCCTGCGCTACCTGGAGCTGACCGGTCGCAGCGCCGAGCAGCGCGCGCTGGTGGAGGCCTACGCGCGGGAACAGGGACTCTGGCATGACAGCACCAGCGCGCAGCCTGATTACAGCGAAGTGCTGGAGCTCGATCTGGCGTCGGTGGTGCCCAGCATTGCCGGCCCCAAAAGGCCCCAGGACAGGGTTGACCTGACCGATGCCAAGCGGGCCTTCATGAGTGCGATGCGCCAGGAGCATGGCACGGTCGACCCGCAGGTACCGATGCAGGATGGCGGAGTTGCCTTTGAGCTGGATGCCGAGCAGCATCTGTTGCGCCACGGAGACGTGGTCATCGCGGCCATTACATCCTGCACCAATACCTCCAACCCCGCGGTGATGCTGGCGGCGGGGCTGGTGGCCAAAAAGGCGCGGGAACGGGGCTTGAAAACCAAGCCCTGGGTAAAAACCTCGCTGGCACCGGGTTCCCAGGTGGTGTCGGCCTATCTGCAGGCAGCGGGGTTGATGGCGCCCCTGGAGGAGCTGGGCTTCAACCTGGTGGGCTTTGGCTGCACCACCTGCATCGGCAACTCCGGGCCCTTGCGTCCGCAAATCAGCCAGGCGATTGCCGATGGCAACCTTATTGTGTCGTCGGTGCTGTCGGGCAATCGCAACTTTGAAGGGCGGATCCATCCGGAAATCAAAACCAATTACCTGGCGTCGCCGCCGCTGGTGGTGGCCTATGCCCTGGCCGGAAGCCTGACGGTGGATTTGTATCAGGACCCACTGGGGCAGGACAGGAAAGGCAATTCTGTTTACCTGAAAGATATCTGGCCCGAGCAGCAGGAAATACAGGCGCTGTTACGCAACTGCATCAGTGCGGACATGTTTACAAGTCGCTATGCCGATGTGTTCGAGGGGCCGGATTCCTGGCGGGCACTGCCCCTGCCGCAGGGGACGACCTACCAGTGGCCTGATTCCAGCTACATCAGGCATCCGCCATATTTCGATGGCATGAGCGCCCAGCCGGTGGCGCCGCCGGCCGTGAAGGGCGCACGCTGCCTGGTGCGGGTAGGGGACTCCATCACCACGGACCATATCTCGCCGGCGGGCGCCATCAAGGCGGACAGCCCGGCAGGTCTGTATCTGCAGGCGCTGGGCGTACAGCCGGTCGATTTCAACAGCTACGGTTCCAGGCGTGGCAATCACGAAGTGATGATGCGCGGTACCTTTGCCAATATACGCCTGCGCAATCAGCTGGCACCCGGCACCGAAGGCGGCTGGACGACACACTTCCCCTCCGGTGAACAGCTCAGCATCTTCGATGCGGCCATGCGTTACCAGCAGGAGGCGGTACCGCTGGTGGTACTGGCGGGCAAGGAGTACGGCACCGGTTCCAGCCGGGACTGGGCGGCCAAGGGCACGCGGCTGCTGGGCATCGCTGCGGTGATCGCCGAGAGCTTCGAACGAATTCACCGCTCCAACCTGGTGGGCTTTGGCATACTGGCGCTGCAGTTTCGGGATGGCGAGTCAGCCCAGAGTCTGGGTCTGCATCCCGAGGCGCTGTTTGATATCGAGACGGTTGACGATCAGCCGACCGATGTGGAGGTCAGGGCTACGGCGCCGGATGGCAGCCAGTCCTGTTTCCGGGTCAGGGTGCGGATCGATACGCCGGTGGAGTGGGAATATTACCGCCACGGCGGCATTCTGCAGTACGTCCTGCGCAACCTTGCGGGCGTCGGGGCATCGGGGGCCTCCTGAGACCGTATCAGGCTGCTTCATCCAGGGTCTGTGCTGCGGTATCTATCTGCTGAGCCGCGGGTTTGCCGGCGCAGAGGAATGAGATAACCGCCAGGATGCCGCAGAGCGCCATGACCGACGTCATGGGTACCGAAGTGCCACTGTGAAAGAGTCCGACCGCGGCCCCGCCGAGGGAGCCGACGCCAAAGCGCAAGGCGCCGCCAAGCGCCGAGGTGCTGCCCGAAATCCGGGCAAAGCGGTTCATGACTTCAGACAGGGTATGGGCACTGATAATGCCGTAGGTGCCGACAAAGAGCACAGAAGCCAGCACGATCAGTGCCAGTGGGGGCTCTGCGACTGTACTGAGCAGGATCAGCAGTCCACAGACCAGGCTGATCAGCGCAAAGGTCACTTGCAGCACGCGCTTTGAACTCAGGTGGGTAAAGCGGTTGGCCAGGGTCGTGAGTGCCATCAGGGCAATGATGTTCAGGCTGAACAGCAAGCCGTAGTATTGCTCGGCAACGCCAAACAGCTCGATATAGACAAAGGGCGATGCGGCGACAAATGCCATCATGCCGGCAAACATGAAGCCCGCACTGAGCATATGCAACAGGGCATGGCGGTCGCGCAGCAGCATGCCGTAGTTGCGAACCAGGGCAGCCGGTCGCAGCGGCGTGCGCTGCGCGGTTGCCAGGGTTTCATCCACCTTGCGGTAAAACAGGGCCAGGCCGATTAGTGCGATCAGCACCAGTACCCAGAAAATCAGCCGCCAGCCACCGACCACCAGTACCAGTGCGCCCAGCATCGGGGCGATTAACGGGGCTACGGCCATGACCATCATGATAACGCCCATGGTGCGGGCAAATTCTGCGCCCGCAAAACGGTCCCTGACCAGCGCAGGCACGGTGACTGCCATGGCGGCAGCGCCTGCAGCCTGAACCGCACGGGCCATCAGCAGCCAGTGGATATCGGTGGCCAGGGCACAGAAAACGCTGCCCAGGATGAATAAAAGTGCGCCGATAATAATGACGAAACGGCGGCCCATGGCATCGGACAGGGGGCCAAAAATCAGTTGCGGCAGGGAAAAACCGATCAGGAAAACGGTCAGGCTCTGCTGTACCAGTTCGGTTGAGGTATCAAGACCGCTGGCGATGGCCGGCATGCTGGGCAGGTACATGTCGATTGCCAGTGGCGACAGGCCGATCAGGAGACCGAGAATGATGATAAAAGCTTTGTCGGTGGTCATATCTATAGCATCTGCAGTGTCGAAAAGTGACAAATAAAGGCGTGGACAACCCGAGCGCGAACGCAGGAAACAGCGGGGTTTTGCAGCTCAGGAGGGCCGTTTTCAGCGGGGTCGCGGAGCGGGTCATCACACCAGGTGAACAACCGGGGCCGCAGGGCGTATTAATCACACAAACGGAATAAATTAACGCCAGTCGAACTAAACTGGGTAAGGATGCATATAGTAGCACCCATGCGGTCGCATTGCTGGCGGTGTTTTACGAACTTACTGTTGCAGTAATCGCGCTAATTTTGATTTGTACTGATCCAATAACGGTACAGAGGTACGCATATGATGGACAGTCCCTGGTCTGATCGGCTGGTCGCACACCGTGGCTATGCCGCACGCTATCCCGAAAATACGCTACTGGCCGTGCGCGAGGCGCTTAATGCCGGCGCACGGTTTGTAGAAGTCGATATACAGCTCAGTGCCGACCGGGTTGCGGTGGTGTTTCATGATGATGATACCCGGCGCCTGTGCGGCCAGGAGGGAACCGTACAGGCGTTGCACCGCGCGGAGCTGGTCGCGCTGTCTTGCCATTATCCGTCGCGGTTTGGCGAGGTCTTTCAGGGCGAGTCCCTGGCTACGCTGTCCGGTCTGCGTCAGTTGATGCAGCAGTTTCCCGATGTGGTGTTTTTTATCGAACTCAAGCGCGGCTCCATCGAGCATTTCGGTCGCCGCGATTTCCTGCAGACGGTAGCGTCCGGGCTGGCGGCGGTACAGGATCAGGTTGTGCTGATCAGTTATGACCGCCCGATTCTGCAGCAGGCGGCGGAGCAGGGCTGGCGTATCGGTGTTGTGCAGGACGAGTGGCCCGACAGCGAAGACCTGCAGTTGCAGCAGCTCAAACCCGAGTTTCTGTTCCTGGACGTCAACTGCCTGCCGGCGGGCCCGTTGGCCTGGCAAGGCGCACGCCTGGCGGTGTTTGAGGTGGCCGAGGCGGCACAGGCAAAAGAGCTCATGGGCAGGGGCATTGAGCTGGTGGAAACCTTCGAGGTGGGCGAGATGCGTTATGCCCTGACCTGCGAACAGGACGCGCTCGACGCACACTAGGTTGTCCGGGAACGCTCAACCTACTGCGAACCACCTGGCTCTCGCTACGGCCAGCAAGGCCGGACAGCCTCTGGGTGTTCAGGGCTGGCAAGGGTGTCAGAGCGTCTTGAGTTTGTCCTGGTAAGGTGGCCATCCCATGGCCTTGCCTCCCAGTACATGCAGGTGGATATGGTAAACGGTCTGGCCTCCGTGGTTGTTGCAGTTCAGTACCGTACGATAGCCATCGCTGGCGAATCCCTGCTGCTGGGCGAGCTTCGCGGCAACCATGACCATATGGCCGACGACCTCCCGATCCTCGGTCGAAATATCATTCAGGGTGGCGATATGCCGGCGCGGAATCACCAGGGCATGAAAAGGTGCCTGGGGGTTAATATCGTTAAAGGCAATCACCTGGTCGTCTTCGTAGATGATTCCCGCCGGAATTTCCTTTTGCAGTATTTTGCAGAACAAGCAGTCCATATCAGCCCTCTTGGCGCCGGAGTGAGTTGTCCGCCGCCATGGGGTCAGAGTGTTTCGAGCACTTCCCGTGGCGGACAATGGTATTGCGCACAGACGGTATCGTCAGCCTTGACGGATTCCAGGTGAACGTCAAAACCCCAGAGCCTGTGCAGGTGCCGGAGGACTTCTTCGGAACTGTCCCCCAACGGCTGGTTATTATACATGTAGTGGCGCAGGGTCAGGGAGCGATCACCACGCACATCGACGTTGTAGACCTGGATATTGGGTTCGCGATTGCCCAGGTTGTATTGCGCCGACAGGTCTTCGCGGATGCGCTGGTAGCCGGCTTCGTTGTGGATGGCAGAGACCTTGAGTGTGGGGCTCTCGGCATCGTCGTAAATTTCGAACAGTTTGAGCTCGCGAATCAGCGCCGGCGACAGGTACTGCTGAATAAAGCTTTCATCCTTGAAGTTCTGCATGGCGTAATGCACGGCATCGAGCCAGTCAGTGCCGGCAAGCTGCGGAAACCATTCACGGTCTTCATCCGTGGGGTGTTCACAGATGCGGCGAATGTCCTGCATCATGTTGTAGCCCAGGGTGTAGGGGTTAATGCCGCTGAAGTAGGGCGAGTCAAACGGCGGCTGGTAGACCACGCTGGAGTGACTGTGCAGAAACTCCATCATGAAGCCGTCGGTGACAAGGCCCTCGTCGTACAAACCGTAGAGCAGGTTGTAGTGCCAGAAGCAGGCCCAACCTTCGTTCATGACCTGGGTTTGTTTCTGCGGATAAAAGTACTGCGAGATCTTGCGCACGATACGTACGATTTCCCGTTGCCAGGGTTCCAGCAGCGGGGCGTTTTTCTCGATGAAATAGAGGATGTTTTCTTCCGGGTCCCTGGGGAAGCGGGTTACCCGGGCGGTTTCATGTTCCTCCTTCTGCGGGATCGTGTTCCAGAGGTCATTAAGGTGGCGCTGGATGTACTCCTCCCGGTCACGCTGACGCTGGCGTTCTTCCTCGGCGGTCAGGGGCTGTGGGCGCTTGTAGCGGTTGACGCCGTAGTTCATCAGCGCATGACAGGAGTCGAGCAGTTCCTCTACCGCTTCGGCACCGTAGCGCTCCTCACAGTCGGCAATGTATTTCTTGGCGAATACCAGGTAATCGATGATGGCGGATGCGTCTGTCCAGGTCTTGAACAGGTAGTTGCCCTTGAAAAAGGAGTTGTGACCGTAGCAGGCATGGGCAATGACCAGCGCCTGCATGGTCATGGTGTTCTCTTCCATCAGGTAGGCGATACTGGGGTTGGAATTGATCACAATTTCGTAAGCCAGCCCCATCTGGCCGCGCTTGTAGCGCTGTTCGGTTTCAACGAACTGCTTGCCAAAGGACCAGTGGTTGTAGTTCAGCGGCATGCCGATGGAGGAGTACGCATCCATCATCTGCTCGGAGGTAATGATCTCGATCTGGTTGGGGTAGGTATCCAGACGAAACCCTTTTGCCAGGCGGGCTATTTCCCGGTCGTAGGCTTCGATCAGCTCAAAGGTCCACTCTGAGCCGGTCGAAAGCGGTGCTTTTTTCTTTGCCGGACGACTACTCATGCAGCACCTTCCATTTTCCGTGCAAACAGTTTGCGAAAGACGGGATAGATGTCAGAGGCTTCCTCGATCTGATGCATCGCAAAGGTATCCGGGTAGGCTTCGCGCACCCGTTCATATTCCAGCCAGAGGTTCTGGTGGGGACCTGTGGTGATCTCGACGTAGGCGTAATACTGCACGTGGGGCAGTACCCGGTTGACCAGTATCTGGCGGCAGGCATCGGAGTCGCCGTCCCAGTTGTCACCATCAGAGGCCTGGGCGACATAGATATTCCAGTCACCGGCGGGGTAGCGGTCGCGAATGACATCGCCGGACAGGGTCAGGGCGCTGGAAACGATGGTGCCACCGGTTTCGCGCGAGTAGAAAAACTCCTCTTCATCCACTTCCTTGGCGTGGGTGTGGTGGCGGATAAAGACCACTTCAATCTGTTTGTAGTTTCGGGTCAGGAACAGGTAGAGCAGTATAAAGAAACGCTTGGCCATGTCCTTGATGGCCTGTGTCATGGAGCCGGATACGTCCATCACGCAGAACATGACCGCCTTGCTGGACGGCACCGGGACACGCACCAGGTTGGTGAATTTGAGGTCAAAGTCGTCGATAAAGGGCAGTTTGCGGATCTTTTTCTCGAGTGCTTCGATTTCCGCCCGCAGGAGCGCACAGCGTTTGGCGTTTTCCGGATTGGTAGGGGCATCTTCCAGTGCCCAGAGTTCCTTTTTCAGCTCCCGTACCTGGCGTCGCTCTTTGCCGGAAAGCGCGATACGTCTTGCGTGAGCGGCGCGCAGGGAGCGCACAATATGCAGTTTCTCCGGTGAGCCGGAGGTGGTAAAGCCCGCTCGCCGGGTTTCGGTCTGGGTGGCGTCGCGCAGTTTCTTTTTAACCATGTAGGGCAGCTCAAGGCCTTCAAACAGGAAGTCGAGAAACTCGTCCTGATTAATGTTGAAGGTGAACTCGTCCATGCCTTCACCCTGGTTGCTGGCCTTGCCCTTGCCGCTACCCCCGCCGCCACCGCCCTGGGGTCGGCGAAACTCATCCCCCTCCATGTATTCCTTGTTGCCCGGATAAATACGCTGGCGCTGGCCGCCATCACCATGATGAAAGATGGGCTCCGAGATGTCGCGATTGGGTATCGTGACTTGCCCGCCCTGTTCTATATCCTTGATTGACCGCTGATTGACCGCTTCTTCCACCGCCCGCTTGATGTGCTTGCGGTAGCGACGCAGGAAGCGCTGCCGGTTCACGGTGCTCTTCTTCTTTGCGTTGAGCCGACGATCAATTATGTAACTCATACCCTGCTCCTTAGCCGGCGCCCCCTGCTGCACCGGTCATGGCGGTGGGCAGGGGGCGCCGAGCCCGTATGTGGGGCGACAGCAACCCGTAACGGCTTTGGGGCCTGCTACTGGGACTTACGTACGCGGATATACCATTCGCTCAGCAGGCGTACCTGCTTCTCAGTATAACCCCGGTTGATCATGCGTTTGACGAACTCGCCATGCTTGCGCTGATCGTCCGACGAAGCCTTGGCGTTGAAGGAAATGACCGGCAGAAGGTCCTCGGTATTGGAGAACATCTTCTTCTCGATCACGGTGCGCATTTTCTCGTAGCTCATCCAGGTAGGGTTATTGCCATTGTTGTTGGCCCGGGCACGCAGCACAAAATTGACCACCTCGTGGCGGAAGTCCTTGGGATTGCTGATACCCGCCGGCTTCTCGATTTTTTCCAGCTCTTCGTTGATCGCCTGGCGATCCAGAATATCGCCGGTTTCGGGGTCGCGGTATTCCTGATCCTGAATCCAGAAATCGGCGTAGGTGCAGTAGCGATCGAAGATGTTCTGGCCATATTCCGAGTAGGACTCGAGGTAGGCGGTCTGCACCTCCTTGCCAAGGAATTCGATGTACTTGGGTGCCACGAACTCTTTCAGGAAGCCGATATAGCGCTCCTGGGTTTCGGTCGGGAACTGCTGCTGCTCAATTTCCTTTTCCAGTACATAGAGCAGGTGTACCGGGTTGGCGGCAACCTCGGAGGGATCAAAGTTGAACACCTTGGACAGAATCTTGAATGCAAAGCGGGTGGAGAGGCCATTCATGCCTTCATCCACGCCGGCGGCGTCCTTGTACTCCTGCAGGGACTTGGCCTTGGGGTCCGTATCTTTCAGGTTCTCGCCGTCATAAATGCGCATCTTGGAATAGAGGCTGGAGTTTTCCGGGTCCTTTATGCGGGACAGGGTGGTGAACTGGGCCAGCATGTTAAGGGTGTCCGGCGCACAGGGCGCCTTGTTGAGCGAGCTGTTTTCCAGCAGTTTCTCGTAGATGCGGACTTCCTCGGAAACCCGGGTGCAGTAAGGCACCTTGACGATATAGACGCGGTCTATAAAGGCTTCGTTGGTCTTGTTGTTCTTGAATGTCTGCCATTCCGACTCGTTGGAATGCGCCATGACAATACCGTCATAGGGTATGGCGCCCATGCCCTCGGTACTGTTGTAGTTGCTTTCCTGGGTGGCTGTCAGTAACGGGTGCAGCACCTTGATCGGTGCCTTGAACATTTCGACGAACTCCATCATGCCCTGGTTCGCCCGGCACAGCGCACCGGAAAAACTGTAGGCATCCGGGTCGTGCTGCGGGAATTCTTCCAGTTTGCGTATATCCACCTTGCCCACCAGGCTGGAAATATCCTGGTTGTTCTCATCACCAGGCTCGGTCTTGGCCAGAGCGATCTGGTTCAGAATGGAGGGATAGAGCTTGACCACCCGGAACTGGCTGATGTCGCCGCCGAACTCTTTCAGGCGCTTCACGGCCCAGGGGGACATGATGCCCTTGATGTAGCGCCGTGGAATACCAAACTCCTGTTCCAGGATTTCACTGTCTTCGTCCGGGTTGAACAACCCGAGAGGGGATTCGAATACCGGAGAACCCTTGATGGCATAAAAGTGCACGTGCTCCATCAGGTGCTTGAGCTTTTCCGCCAGGGACGACTTGCCGCCGCCGACAGGCCCGAGCAGGTACAGAATCTGTTTGCGTTCTTCCAGGCCCTGGGCGGCGTGCTTGAAGTAAGAGACGATATTTTCGATCGCTTCTTCCATGCCGTAAAATTCGTTGAAGGCTGGATAGCGTTTGATGACCTTGTTGGAAAATATGCGGCTTAGACGCGAGTCGCGGGAGGTGTCTATGGATTCTGGCTGGCCGATAGCCTGGAGCATGCGTTCGGCTGCACTGGCATAGGCCGTTGGGTCTTCCTTGCACAGAGCAAGGTACTCCTGCAGGCTCATTTCTTCCTGCTGCGTCGCGGAATAACGCGCTTTGAAGTGCTCAAAAATACTCATATCGGCTACCTTCTCTGTCTTCATTACCACTTGATTGGTAAGGTTTTTAGTCGTTTGACCGGTCCTGTTTGCCTGTTGTTGATTCAAGTGTAGCCCACCTTTGGTGTGCTGGTGGATGTTCCTGTCAAATTAGCCCGACGCCCTGGTGTCACCCCTTTGATAACGCCGCCTGGAGCAAGTTCAGGATCGGCCAAAAACACTTTCAGACGCGCTGGTGTATTTATGTTAAGCAGGAATCGGGCCAGTCTTTGGGGCTGGTGCCAGGCCCGTCGACTTGATATCTCGTGCAGGCCATTTGACCCTCGATGGCAGACGACAAAGCTGCTGCTTTGGTGGTGCCTTGGCGTTGTACGGCATGCTGCCTGGGACGGTTCAGCTGCTGGTTGATGAAAAATGCAACACCGGCCAGGCAGCCTG
Proteins encoded:
- a CDS encoding PrkA family serine protein kinase, coding for MSIFEHFKARYSATQQEEMSLQEYLALCKEDPTAYASAAERMLQAIGQPESIDTSRDSRLSRIFSNKVIKRYPAFNEFYGMEEAIENIVSYFKHAAQGLEERKQILYLLGPVGGGKSSLAEKLKHLMEHVHFYAIKGSPVFESPLGLFNPDEDSEILEQEFGIPRRYIKGIMSPWAVKRLKEFGGDISQFRVVKLYPSILNQIALAKTEPGDENNQDISSLVGKVDIRKLEEFPQHDPDAYSFSGALCRANQGMMEFVEMFKAPIKVLHPLLTATQESNYNSTEGMGAIPYDGIVMAHSNESEWQTFKNNKTNEAFIDRVYIVKVPYCTRVSEEVRIYEKLLENSSLNKAPCAPDTLNMLAQFTTLSRIKDPENSSLYSKMRIYDGENLKDTDPKAKSLQEYKDAAGVDEGMNGLSTRFAFKILSKVFNFDPSEVAANPVHLLYVLEKEIEQQQFPTETQERYIGFLKEFVAPKYIEFLGKEVQTAYLESYSEYGQNIFDRYCTYADFWIQDQEYRDPETGDILDRQAINEELEKIEKPAGISNPKDFRHEVVNFVLRARANNNGNNPTWMSYEKMRTVIEKKMFSNTEDLLPVISFNAKASSDDQRKHGEFVKRMINRGYTEKQVRLLSEWYIRVRKSQ
- a CDS encoding SpoVR family protein, which translates into the protein MSSRPAKKKAPLSTGSEWTFELIEAYDREIARLAKGFRLDTYPNQIEIITSEQMMDAYSSIGMPLNYNHWSFGKQFVETEQRYKRGQMGLAYEIVINSNPSIAYLMEENTMTMQALVIAHACYGHNSFFKGNYLFKTWTDASAIIDYLVFAKKYIADCEERYGAEAVEELLDSCHALMNYGVNRYKRPQPLTAEEERQRQRDREEYIQRHLNDLWNTIPQKEEHETARVTRFPRDPEENILYFIEKNAPLLEPWQREIVRIVRKISQYFYPQKQTQVMNEGWACFWHYNLLYGLYDEGLVTDGFMMEFLHSHSSVVYQPPFDSPYFSGINPYTLGYNMMQDIRRICEHPTDEDREWFPQLAGTDWLDAVHYAMQNFKDESFIQQYLSPALIRELKLFEIYDDAESPTLKVSAIHNEAGYQRIREDLSAQYNLGNREPNIQVYNVDVRGDRSLTLRHYMYNNQPLGDSSEEVLRHLHRLWGFDVHLESVKADDTVCAQYHCPPREVLETL
- a CDS encoding YeaH/YhbH family protein — encoded protein: MSYIIDRRLNAKKKSTVNRQRFLRRYRKHIKRAVEEAVNQRSIKDIEQGGQVTIPNRDISEPIFHHGDGGQRQRIYPGNKEYMEGDEFRRPQGGGGGGSGKGKASNQGEGMDEFTFNINQDEFLDFLFEGLELPYMVKKKLRDATQTETRRAGFTTSGSPEKLHIVRSLRAAHARRIALSGKERRQVRELKKELWALEDAPTNPENAKRCALLRAEIEALEKKIRKLPFIDDFDLKFTNLVRVPVPSSKAVMFCVMDVSGSMTQAIKDMAKRFFILLYLFLTRNYKQIEVVFIRHHTHAKEVDEEEFFYSRETGGTIVSSALTLSGDVIRDRYPAGDWNIYVAQASDGDNWDGDSDACRQILVNRVLPHVQYYAYVEITTGPHQNLWLEYERVREAYPDTFAMHQIEEASDIYPVFRKLFARKMEGAA